One stretch of Daphnia pulicaria isolate SC F1-1A chromosome 6, SC_F0-13Bv2, whole genome shotgun sequence DNA includes these proteins:
- the LOC124342836 gene encoding uncharacterized protein LOC124342836, translated as MTASGSGSVDLPTDLLKDKRVERIYLGCQVNASPKLGLTIAPSTFEFTRYNTTVFGILNCDLAGQTDMQYLNDFLILNTLRIDDCDKMEAIESLPTSTLPALKEMIVVNCTGLENVTFPDLTPARLELLQLEGNGLTDAAVNSILVSVASSSSSSSLQKLVLSNEYTMTKVPRIASFSKLALYDVSFNAIPFMSQSNLIFNAPVNLVGLKNIGLPARDRRRGFLG; from the exons ATGACGGCCTCTGGTTCGGGATCTGTCGATTTGCCCACCGACCTCTTGAAAGACAAACGCGTTGAACGCATTTACCTGGGCTGCCAGGTCAATGCTTCCCCCAAACTCGGCCTCACTATTGCGCCTTCGACTTTTGAATTCACGCGGTACAACACGACCGTCTTCGGCATCTTGAACTGCGATCTGGCCGGACAGACGGACATGCAATACCTGaacgattttttaattctcaacACTTTGAGAATTGACGATTGCGATAAAATGGAAGCCATCGAAAGCCTACCCACTTCTACCTTACCCGCCCTCAAGGAAATGATTGTCGTCAACTGCACAGGACTGGAAAATGTCACCTTTCCCGATTTGACTCCGGCCAGATTGGAGCTGTTGCAATTGGAAGGCAACGGGTTGACCGATGCGGCCGTCAACAGCATTTTAGTTTCCGTTGCCAGTTCCTCGTCGTCCAGTTCATTGCAGAAATTGGTTTTGTCGAATGAGTACACGATGACCAAAGTCCCAAGGATCGCCTCTTTCTCTAAATTGGCTTTGTATGACGTCAGTTTCAACGCCATCCCTTTCATGAgccaatcaaatttgattttcaacgCACCTGTTAACTTGGTCGGCCTCAAAAATATCGGATTGCCCGCCAGGGATCGAAGGAGGGGCTTTCTTGG GTGA